From Deltaproteobacteria bacterium:
CCTTCCGAGACGGTCTTCAATGCGTCAATGTCCAGACCGGAATCGGTTTCATCGAGTACCGCCAATGTCGGCTGTAAAGTTAAGAGCTGTAAAATTTCGATGCGTTTTTTCTCGCCGCCGGAAAAACCGTCATTTAAATAACGTGTGGCGAAAGAGGGATCAACTTTCAACAGTGCCATATTTTCTTTGATGATCTTGCGGTAATTTTTTCGGATATCTTTGTAATGCGCGTCTCCTCCGGCGCTCAGTGAATTCAGTGCCGTCATCAAAAAATTGGCGACAGTAACTCCGGGGATGGCTACCGGATATTGGAAACTCAGGAAAAGACCTTTCTTGGCCCTGTCCTCCGGTTCCATTTTTGCGATGTCTTCCCCTTTGAAATAAATTTTTCCTTTTGTGATTTCGTAATTCAGATGCCCCATCATGGCATAGGCGAGTGTGCTTTTTCCCGAACCGTTGGGACCCATGATGGCATGGACTTCTCCCTGTCTTATCTCCAGATTAACTCCCTGAAGAATTTCATTTCCTTCAACCCTGACGTGGAGATCTTCTATTTTTAAAAGTGGACTCATTTTTCTTCTCCTTAAATTAAAATATTTTTGCCGAGGGCAATGATGTCGCCAACTTTGGCGGTGCCGCGCTGTTTTTTAAATGCGATGTAATTTCTTTGAGTGTGATGTGTTTTAAAGCCGCCAATATAAAAGAGTGGGTGACGGACCAAAAACGCTGGACTTCGCAATGATTTTCGAGAGGGCAGGCGCCGGGATGATCGACACAATCAACAAGCCCCAGTGCGTCATCGGTTGCCTCCAAAACATCACCGATGGTAATTTCACCCGACCCCTTCGCAAGTTGAACACCCCCCGCAACACCACGATGAGAAAGCAGAATGCCGGCCTGAACAAGACGGTGGACGATATTGCTTAAAAACCGATTCGGAACGCCAATCTCGCCAGCTACGACGCGCACACTCACCCACTGATCCTCTGGTAGAGCTTCAAGCTTGGCCAAAAGAACCAACGCATAATCACTGGCTTTCGACATTTTCATCCTATCCTCCTTACTCATTACATATGGTACCTGGTACTATGTGTAATTATCACTCGTGCGGTGATATTTAA
This genomic window contains:
- a CDS encoding Rrf2 family transcriptional regulator produces the protein MKMSKASDYALVLLAKLEALPEDQWVSVRVVAGEIGVPNRFLSNIVHRLVQAGILLSHRGVAGGVQLAKGSGEITIGDVLEATDDALGLVDCVDHPGACPLENHCEVQRFWSVTHSFILAALKHITLKEITSHLKNSAAPPKLATSLPSAKIF
- the sufC gene encoding Fe-S cluster assembly ATPase SufC; protein product: MSPLLKIEDLHVRVEGNEILQGVNLEIRQGEVHAIMGPNGSGKSTLAYAMMGHLNYEITKGKIYFKGEDIAKMEPEDRAKKGLFLSFQYPVAIPGVTVANFLMTALNSLSAGGDAHYKDIRKNYRKIIKENMALLKVDPSFATRYLNDGFSGGEKKRIEILQLLTLQPTLAVLDETDSGLDIDALKTVSEGVQAYLNPERAALVITHYQRILNHLKAHVVHILAKGKIIESGGPELALKLENEGYQAFGLEEDQGAL